The Streptomyces halobius genomic interval CTCGACGTTCCCGGTCGCCACCCAGGACGTCGCGCTGATCGTCGACGACACGGTCCCGGCGGCGGACGTCGAGGCCGCGCTGCGCGACGGCGCGGGTGAACTCCTCGAATCGCTGCGGCTGTTCGACGTCTTCACCGGTGAGCAGGTCGGTGCCGGCAAGAAGTCCCTGGCGTACGCGCTGCGCTTCCGCGCCGCCGACCGCACGCTGACCGCGGAGGAGGCCACGGCCGCCCGTGACGCGGCGGTCGCGGCGGCGGTGGAGCGCACCGGAGCGGTGCTGCGCGGCTAGGGACAAGACCTGGCACCGCCGCATGGCGGCCGGGGTGAGGGCGTGGACGGCGACGAGCCGTTCGCGCCCTCACCCCTTTTCCGCGTGCAGCCGTCTCGTTTCTCCGTGCTGCCGTCCCGGGGCCGTCGGGTGGCGCGGTGATATCCCGCGCGCGGGATCGGCGCCCCCGTACACGATCACTCAATCGGGTGGTAAGGCACGCATCGTGGCGACCCGGACACCCATACACCGTAAGAATCATTCCGGTCGATGCGGCCCCGTTGACCGCGGGAAGCGCCGGGCCGACCGCCCAATGCCCCATGGGGGACCATCGGCTAGAGGGACCATCGGTATGATCCGAACCTGGGCGAGGGGCGGACGATGTGCGGGTGCCGCACGCGCCCGGAGGATCTTTGTCTTCGTTCTGCCCGGCCTCTGGGTGCTCGGGGTGGTGGCCTGGGAACTGTGTCTGCCGACCGACGGACAGCTGCTGCAACTCCTCGCCGCCGCACCGGCCATCGCCTGCGCGGGCACCGGGCGCCGACAGTGTGTGCTGCTCGGCGGGGTGTGCGCGCTGATCGCGCTGGTACCGCTCGGCGAGGCGGCGCCGAGTGCCGGACCCCTCACCCGCGCGATGACCTGCGGCGCGATCCTCGCGGTGATCTGTGCCAGCTATCTGACGGCCGGCCGGCGGCTGCGGCTGGTACGGGAGCTGGAACGTACCCGCGAGGTGGCCGCCGCGGCGCAGCGGGTCGTGCTGCGGCCGCTGCCGCCGCGGATCGACGGGGTGGCGCTGGCCGCCGGCCATCTCTCCGCCAGCGAGGGCGCCGCGGTCGGCGGTGACCTCTACGAGGTCGTCGGGACGCCGCACGGTGTGCGGGCGGTGATCGGCGATGTGCGCGGCCACGGCCTGGAGGCCATAGGCACGGTCGCGGCGATGCTCGGCAGCTTCCGCGAGGTGGCGCACGAGGAGCCCGAACTGGGCGGTGTGCTGCGTCGGCTGGAGCGTTCGCACCAGCGGCATCTGCGGGAACGGGCGCGGGCGGAGCATTCCGTGGCCGGCGGCGGGGAGACGTCCGGCCCGGTGGGCGCGCTCGCGGAGGAATTCGTGACGGTGCTGTTGGTGGAGGTCGCCCGGGACGGCTCCGTCACGGCGCTGAACTGCGGGCACCCGTGGCCGTACCGTATCGGCGGCCGGGCGGTGGCCCCGGTCGCCCCCGCGGATCCGCTGCCGCCGCTAGGGCTCTTCCCGCTGCCCGACGAGCTGACCGCGGTCTGCTGCGGGCAGTTGGGACCGGGGGAGGGGCTGTTTCTGCACACCGACGGCGCGGCCGACGCGCGGGACGCCACGGGCGAGTTCTTCCCGCTGACCCAGGAGCTGCGCAGCAGTGTCGCGGGGCCCACGGCGCGCCCGGTCGCCTCGCCGTCGGGGGTGGTCGAGGACGTACGGAAGGCGCTGCTGCGGCATGCCGACGGGCGGCTGACCGACGATGTCGCGCTGCTGATGCTGTGCAACGACCGGCTGCGGGTGCCGGCCCAGCCGTCGCCGGCCCGGCACGCGGGGCCGGACTGTGTGGAGGCGGGGCGGGCGGATTAGCGCACTCCCGGCCCCCTTCCGTCCTCAACTCCCCTCCGCGGCACGACTGTTCGCGCGCCCCTTCACACCCCGTGTGAAGTGCGGTTCATTACGCTGAACTCACGCGGGCAGCACATCTCGCGGAGTCAGCAAGTCGACACAGGCCATGAGCCACCGGCCCGCACACGGGCCCGGCTCAATCGGGAGGCCGGCATGGAGCCCAACACCCTGCTCGACGCGATCCTCGACGAAGCCGGTATCTCGCACGCCGGTCTCGCCGCGCGCATCAACCAGCTCGGCCGCCGCCGGGGCCTCGCCCTGCGGTACGAACACACCGCGGTGGCCCGCTGGCTGAAAGGGCAACGACCGCGCGGCCAGGTGCCCGATCTGATCTGCGAGATCCTCAGCCAGCGGCTGCACCGCGCCGTCGGACTCGACGACATCGGCCTCAGCCGGCCGGGCCTGCGCCGCGCCCCCGATACCCCGCTCTCCGGCTTCGTCGAGCGCGCCACCGCCCTGTGGCGGTCCGACGAGCAGCAGCGGCCGCATGTCCTGTCCGCGCCCGCACTCACCGGCACCTCGGCGGTCATGCCCGTATGGGAGTGGGAGAACCCTCCCGAGGACTCCGATGTCTCCCGCGACGGGCTGACCCGCGTCGGCATGGCCGACATCGAGATGCTGCGTGCGGCGCGGTCGCACTACGAGCAGATGTACCGGAAGGCGGGTGGTATAGCGACCAGAACACGCATCGTGGGATTCCTCAACACCGAGGCGGCGCCGCTGCTGCGGGGCAGCTACTCCGACGCGACGGGACGTCAGCTCCACCGGGCAACCGGCGGTCTGGTCGCCGTCGCCGGGATCTGCGCGTACGACTCGGACGCTCTCGGGCTGGCCCAGCGCTACTTCCATCAGGCGCTGCGGCTGGCCAAGGCCAGCGGGGACCGGGGCCTGGGCGCCTATGTGATCGCGCTACTGGTCAATCAGTCCCTGTTCCTCCGGGAATACCGCCAGGCGGTCGCCTTCGCGGAGGCGGCGCTGCGGGCCGCGGGCCCGCAGATCACCCCGGCGCTCTCCGCGGACCTCTACGCGATGCAGGCCAAGTCCTACGCCCGGCTCGGGGACGGCGCCGGCGCGCTGGCCTGCATCCGGCGTGCGGAGGCGGCCGCGGAGCGCATCCGGCCGGGGCTGGAGCCCGCCGAGACGGGCTATGTGCAGCCGGGCCTGGTGAACGTACAGGTCGCGGAGGCGCTGCTCAGTCTCGGCGATCTGCGGGCCGCACGGGAGCAGGCGGACGCCGCCGTCGACACCCCCGCACACGACCGGGGCCGGGTCCACCGGCTGGCCATGCTCACCCATATCGAGCTGCGCCAAGGTGATACGGACCGGGCGGTGGCCAATGCCGCGCGGATGACGGAGCGGGCCCGCGGCATGGAGTCGCAACGGCTGCGGGACCGGCTGCGGGCGGTGCGCGAGCATCTGGCGGAGACCGGGAGCTCCGCGACCGACGAGGCCGCCGATCTCATCGACGAGGTGCTGCGCGTTCCCCTCTGACCGGGCTCGTGTCACCTTGCCGGCTCAACAGCGGAAGGTGGCAGTTACGTGCGTTGGAACAATCTCAGCGAAAAGCCCGTCTACGCGAATCCCTGGTTCCGGGTCAATCTCGCCGATGTGGAACTCCCCGACGGCCGTCATCTGGATCACTATCTGATCCGTATGCGGCCGGTCGCCGTGGCCACAGTGGTCAATGAGGCCAATGAGGTGTTGCTGCTGTGGCGGCACCGGTTCATCACGGACACCTGGGGCTGGGAGCTGGCGGCCGGTGTCGTCGAGGACGGCGAGGACCTCGTGGCCGCGGCCGCCCGGGAGATGGAGGAGGAGACCGGGTGGCGGCCCGGTCCCCTCCAGCATCTTCTCTCGGTGGAGCCGTCCAACGGCCTCACCGATGCCCGGCACCATATCTACTGGTCCGACCAGGGTCACTATGTCGGCCTGCCGCAGGACGACTTCGAGTCCGACCGGCGGGAGTGGGTGTCCCTCAAGCTGGTGCCGGACATGGTGGCCCGAGGGGAGGTGCCGGCCGCCAATATGGCCGCGGCCCTGCTGATGCTGCATCACCTCCGGTTGGGCTGACCGGGTTTGTGGCCTGCGGGCCGGTCCGATGAGTCAGGGGCGGAAAGGCCCCGGGGCCTGGCCGGTCCGGCCGTCCGGCGGGTCATCGGCCCATGGCCTGCCACAGTGCCACGACCAGCGCCGCGATCCCTGTGAGCGCGGCAACGGAGGGCAGCGGCCAGCGGCCGTGCTCCAACCGCGTGACGCGGGCCTGCAGTTCGTCCGCGTCACGCACGTGCTGCTCGGAGCGCTGGTCCAGCAGGGCGAGCTGACCGTCGACCCGGGCGGTGCGTACATCGAGGCAGCGCCTCAGCTCCGCTAAGTCGGTGGTCACCGGTTCGGTTTCAGGGTGGGCGGTCACGGTCCGCTCCTCATTCCTCTCGCGAACGATTTCGTTGTCCGTACGCGCATCAGTCAACTGCCCTGCGGCGGAAGGCGGGAGGTGTGCGAGAGGGATATGCGGGTCACCAGAACACACCCCGTGTGAAATGACGCGGAGTGACGGGCGGAGCGGGGCGAGCGGCACTTCGTACGCGGTGTGAATCGGCGCGGCGGCTGCGGGGCCGCGGGGCCGCTCGGCACGTGGCGAGCCCCGACCCGGACTTACGGGGAAGGCGCAGGTCACGCTTCTCCAGGCGAGCCGAGAACCTCCAGGTAGTGCGACCCGCTGTCGCTGCGCGACGCAGCGAGAGCCACCCGGAGCAGCGCCGCTGTCGGTGCTGCTCCGGGTGAATTCGCCCTTGAACAGGGGTGCTTGACGGCGTCGCCGCACTCCCTCAGTACGAGTAGAACCCCGACCCCGACTTCCGCCCCAGCCGCCCCGCGTCCACCATCCGCTGGAGCAGCGGGGGAGCGGCGTACAGCGGCTCCTTGTACTCCTCGTACATCGAGGAGGCGACCGAGGCGATGGTGTCCAGGCCGATCAGGTCGGAGAGCTTGAGCGGGCCCATCGGGTGGGCGCAGCCCAGTTCCATGCCGTTGTCGATGTCCTCACGGCTGGCCATGCCCGACTCGAACATCCGGATCGCGGAGAGCAGATACGGGATCAGCAGCGCGTTGACGACGAAGCCCGAGCGGTCCTGGGCGCGGATCGCGTGCTTGCCCAGCACGTCCTGCACCAGCACCTCGGCGCGCTTGAGGGTCTCCTCGCCGGTGGTCAGCGCGGGGATCAGCTCGACCAGCTTCTGTACCGGCGCCGGGTTGAAGAAGTGGATGCCGATGACCTGGTCCGGACGGGAGGTCGCGACCGCCAGCTTCACCAGCGGGATGGAGGAGGTGTTGGAGGCCAGGATGGCGTCCGGGCGGGTCACCACCTGATCGAGGACCTGGAAGATCTCGGTCTTGACCTGCTCGTTCTCCACCACGGCCTCGATGACGAGATCGCGGTCGGCGAACTCCCCGAGGTCGGTGGTGAAGCTGAGCCGGCCGAGCGTCGCATCGCGATCCGCGACGGTGATCTTGCCTCGGTCGGCGGCCTTGCCCAGGGAGTTGGTCAGGCGGGTACGGCCCAGCTCCAGGGCTTCGCCGGTGGTCTCGGCGACCATGACGTCCAGCCCGGCGCGGGCGCAGACCTCGGCGATGCCGGCGCCCATCTGGCCGCAGCCCACCACTCCGACGCGTTCGATGTCCGTCACCTCGTGCCTTTCGCTGATCTTCAGGACTCGGCGGTGTGCCGTAAGGGTCCGGCGCCCGCCTCGGCCCCGACGTTACTCCGCGCGGTGCTGTGCTCCGGGCGCCGGGGCGGGCATGCTGGCCGTCCAGGACGGGATGAACCGGACAAGCCGGGGGCTTTTGATGCGGCGGATCACACGGCGTGGGTTCTCGGCGGTGGCGCTGGGCGCGGCCTCGTCACTGCTCGGGGCGGATACGGTGGCGGGCGCGGCCGGACCGCCGCCGGACCGGGCGAGCGGGCGTCACCGGCCCCGGCGCGAGCTGCGGGGGATGTGGCTGGCGACGGTCGCCAATCGCGACTGGCCCTCCGCCCCGGGGCTGGCCCCCGGCCGGCAGCAGGAGGAACTGCTGGCCCACCTCGACACGGCCCGGGAGCGCCGGCTGAACGCCGTCTTCTTCCAGGTGCGGCCCACCGCCGACGCCCTGTGGCCCTCCCCGTACGAGCCCTGGGCGCAGTACCTGACCGGCGAGCAGGGCCGACACCCCGGCTGGGACCCGCTCGGCTTCGCGGTCCGCGAGGCGCACCGGCGCGGCCTGGAACTGCACGCCTGGTGCAACCCGTACCGGGTGGCCAACCACACCGATCCCGCCCGGCTGGCACCCGGCCACCCCGCACGCTGGCACCCGGGGTGGGTGATCCCGTACGGCGGCAAGCTCTACTACAACCCCGGGCTGCCGGAGGTCCGTCGCTTCGTCCAGGACGCGATGCTGGACGCGGTGCGGCGCTATCCCGTCGACGGGGTGCACTTCGATGACTACTTCTATCCGTATCCGGTCGCGGGGCAGACCTTCGACGACGATGCGGCGTACGCGGAGTACGGCGCGCAATTCGCGGACCGTGACGGCTGGCGGCGGGACAACATTGACCGGCTGGTGCGGGAGATGCGGTGGCGAACCGCCGGCCGCGGGCGCCGGGTGCGGTTCGGCGTCAGCCCGTTCGCCGTCTGGCGCAACCGCACGACCGACCAGGCGGGCTCGGACACCCACGCCGGGATCCAGACCTACGACGACCTGTACGCCGACACCCGCCGCTGGGTGCGCGAAGGCCGGCTCGACTACATCGCGCCACAGGTCTACTGGCACCTCGGCTTCGCGGCCGCGGACTACGCCACGCTGGTGCCCTGGTGGTCGCGGACCGTGTCGGGCACCGGCGTGGATCTCTATATCGGCGAGGCCCTCTACAAGGCGGGCGACCCGGCGCAGCCGTCCCCTTGGCAGGACCCGGCCGAGCTCTCCCGTCATCTGACCTTCGCCCGCGACTTCCCACAGGTCGGCGGGCATGTGTTCTTCTCGGCGAAGGAGGCGGCCGAGGACCGGGCGGGTGCGCTGGCCAGGGTCGTACATGACCACTACGGCGGCGTGGCGCGGCCGTAGTGGTCGGGGGACCGCCGGCGGACCGGGTCGGTGACTGGGGATTCCCGGACGGAGGCCGGGGGAGGGCCCGCTAGCGGGTGGTGCGGTTGCCAGTGTCCTTGAGGTGCTTGACGAC includes:
- a CDS encoding PP2C family protein-serine/threonine phosphatase, coding for MIRTWARGGRCAGAARARRIFVFVLPGLWVLGVVAWELCLPTDGQLLQLLAAAPAIACAGTGRRQCVLLGGVCALIALVPLGEAAPSAGPLTRAMTCGAILAVICASYLTAGRRLRLVRELERTREVAAAAQRVVLRPLPPRIDGVALAAGHLSASEGAAVGGDLYEVVGTPHGVRAVIGDVRGHGLEAIGTVAAMLGSFREVAHEEPELGGVLRRLERSHQRHLRERARAEHSVAGGGETSGPVGALAEEFVTVLLVEVARDGSVTALNCGHPWPYRIGGRAVAPVAPADPLPPLGLFPLPDELTAVCCGQLGPGEGLFLHTDGAADARDATGEFFPLTQELRSSVAGPTARPVASPSGVVEDVRKALLRHADGRLTDDVALLMLCNDRLRVPAQPSPARHAGPDCVEAGRAD
- a CDS encoding transcriptional regulator produces the protein MEPNTLLDAILDEAGISHAGLAARINQLGRRRGLALRYEHTAVARWLKGQRPRGQVPDLICEILSQRLHRAVGLDDIGLSRPGLRRAPDTPLSGFVERATALWRSDEQQRPHVLSAPALTGTSAVMPVWEWENPPEDSDVSRDGLTRVGMADIEMLRAARSHYEQMYRKAGGIATRTRIVGFLNTEAAPLLRGSYSDATGRQLHRATGGLVAVAGICAYDSDALGLAQRYFHQALRLAKASGDRGLGAYVIALLVNQSLFLREYRQAVAFAEAALRAAGPQITPALSADLYAMQAKSYARLGDGAGALACIRRAEAAAERIRPGLEPAETGYVQPGLVNVQVAEALLSLGDLRAAREQADAAVDTPAHDRGRVHRLAMLTHIELRQGDTDRAVANAARMTERARGMESQRLRDRLRAVREHLAETGSSATDEAADLIDEVLRVPL
- a CDS encoding NUDIX domain-containing protein, which encodes MRWNNLSEKPVYANPWFRVNLADVELPDGRHLDHYLIRMRPVAVATVVNEANEVLLLWRHRFITDTWGWELAAGVVEDGEDLVAAAAREMEEETGWRPGPLQHLLSVEPSNGLTDARHHIYWSDQGHYVGLPQDDFESDRREWVSLKLVPDMVARGEVPAANMAAALLMLHHLRLG
- a CDS encoding 3-hydroxybutyryl-CoA dehydrogenase gives rise to the protein MTDIERVGVVGCGQMGAGIAEVCARAGLDVMVAETTGEALELGRTRLTNSLGKAADRGKITVADRDATLGRLSFTTDLGEFADRDLVIEAVVENEQVKTEIFQVLDQVVTRPDAILASNTSSIPLVKLAVATSRPDQVIGIHFFNPAPVQKLVELIPALTTGEETLKRAEVLVQDVLGKHAIRAQDRSGFVVNALLIPYLLSAIRMFESGMASREDIDNGMELGCAHPMGPLKLSDLIGLDTIASVASSMYEEYKEPLYAAPPLLQRMVDAGRLGRKSGSGFYSY
- a CDS encoding glycoside hydrolase family 10 protein, yielding MRRITRRGFSAVALGAASSLLGADTVAGAAGPPPDRASGRHRPRRELRGMWLATVANRDWPSAPGLAPGRQQEELLAHLDTARERRLNAVFFQVRPTADALWPSPYEPWAQYLTGEQGRHPGWDPLGFAVREAHRRGLELHAWCNPYRVANHTDPARLAPGHPARWHPGWVIPYGGKLYYNPGLPEVRRFVQDAMLDAVRRYPVDGVHFDDYFYPYPVAGQTFDDDAAYAEYGAQFADRDGWRRDNIDRLVREMRWRTAGRGRRVRFGVSPFAVWRNRTTDQAGSDTHAGIQTYDDLYADTRRWVREGRLDYIAPQVYWHLGFAAADYATLVPWWSRTVSGTGVDLYIGEALYKAGDPAQPSPWQDPAELSRHLTFARDFPQVGGHVFFSAKEAAEDRAGALARVVHDHYGGVARP